The Acidobacteriota bacterium genomic interval ATGGCCCGCGTCTCGAATGACCTGTTGGGAAGCTTCATAGACCTCCCCCAGGCTCGCGCCCGGCTTGACTGCCTCAATGGCCGCCTCCTCGCTGGCCCTGGCGATCTCGAAGCCGTGCCGTTGATCGGCGGTCGGTTCTCCCAGGCAGGCAAACCTCTTGAAATCAGCGAAGTAGCCGTCATAGGTGCAGCCGCCGTCAAACTGGAGCAAGCTTCCCGGACCGAGGACCATCTCCCGCCGAGGCGTGGAATCGGCCCACAGGGCCCTGTCGGGCCCCGCGTAGAGAGCCAGAAAGTGGATCTGGCTGCCACCCTCGGCGTGCATCCGGGCCGACATGACGTTGGCGATGTCCCGTTCGGTCTTACCCTTGCTCATGGCCTCGAAACCGGCCTTCACCCCCAAACAGGAGATGCGGCACGCCTCCCGCAACCGCCGCACCTCTTCCGGGGACTTGATACGGCGCACGGCCCACATGATTTCCCCGCAATCCACCCAGTCAACCGCTGGCAAGGCTGCCCGAATGCCATCGAAGCATTCCACCGATAGTCCCATGCGGAAGTGGGCGCTCAGCTCGGTGGCCACGCGGGCCCGTCTCAGGCCCAGCTTCCCCAACCAGGATGCCGTGGCTCGCACCAGGCTCTCGCCGACGCTGCCGGTATAAAATCCCACCGGAAAGTCCCATCGGACCACGGTCTTCACCCAGGCGGCCTCGGCCTGAATCTGGCATCCTTCGGGGCAGAAAACGGCTGGAGGAAGGTCCGCCCTTCTCGGGATGAAGGCCGTGTAGAAGTAGGCGGGCACGATCCAGCCTACTTCATAGAATCCAGTGGCGTAGCGCACGTTGGTCTGCTGCGTCAGCAGCAGTCCGTCGACGCCCGACCGCTCCATCTCCTCCCGGAGCCGTTCCAGGCGTCGCTCAAACTCCTGCCGGCTGCAGTCGGCAAAAAATCCGCTCCGCTTCTGGCGGGTGACCTTCAGGCTGTCGGGCATGGATTCTCCCGGGAGGCAGGATGCAAGGGAGGCCGCTGGAAGGGTTGGACCGCCCGAGGCGGTCTCAATCTGAATTCATGTCCCGGGTTACCAGCAGGGCGACCGGAGTCGACAGACGATGCGCCTTTTCGACCCAGGCTTTGACCTTGGGAACGTCCTGCTCCTCGTGGAGATAGTCGAAAGGCAATCCCCAGGCCTGCAATGTGGGTTCGGTGAGCAGCGCCGCCGAATCCACGTCGGGACGGCTCAACAGATGCGGGTCGAGCTTGCCGGGTCGCGGCCCGACGCGTTCCAGCTTGGCATAACCCCGGAAGGTGATCAGGCAGAGGAGCGGGATCCTCATCCGCAGAACCGTGCCGCGAAAGCTGTCTCCGCTCTCCAGCAAGCCGGTGTTCTGAATCAGGACGGCCGGGACCCGGCCTCCCATCCAAAGCCCGGCTGCCATGGCGAAAGCCTCCCCTTCGCGGGTGACCAGGCGGATGACCGGCTCCCCGCCATCCTTCAGCAGGGAGAACAGGGCCGCCGAGCTGTTGTCGGGCAGCCCCACCAGGTCGGTGACTCCTGCCCTGCGAAGCGCCTCGACAATGGACCGGGCCTTGGCCATGACGCTATCTCAAAGCCAGGTCGAAGCAGGCCATTTCCTGGGAATTTCGTACCAGCAGCAGTCCTTCGGAGATGGCAGGGTGATTCCAGGTCCTGCCACGAATCGCGGAGAAGCGGGCCAGCTCCTGCTGCCGCTCGGGATCGGCCTTGACCAGCACCAGCTCGCCCGACTCGGTCAGAACGACAAGGTGGTCCCCGGCCAACAGAAGCTGTCCATGCCCGTACCGGCCACCCTTCCACCTGAGCTCGCCGGTCTCGGCCCGGATACAGGCCAGGATTCCTTCGTCCAGCCCGTAGATGAATCCGTCCTTCAGCACCGAGCAGGTGAACTTGTTCTTCATGCGGCGATTCTGCCACAGCGCGCTGGCCTCAAAACTTCCGGAAGTCCTTTTCACCTGCACCAGCGCCGCGCCGTGGCCGTAGCCCGCCGAGATAAAGACCCGACCCTGCCCCAACACAATCGGTTGGGCGACGTTGACGTCATAGTCGGTGATCCAGGGGAATTCCCAGAGGAGAGACCCATCCTCGCCCGAGAGGCCCATCATCCGCCTGGCGCTCACGATCAGAAGCTGGGGTTGTCCGGCAAGGGTCACCCACATGGGAGAGGTGTAGGCCTGCTTGTCACTCAGCGATTTCCACAACGCATTCCCCGTCTCTTTGTGGTAGGCAGCCACCGATCTGCCACGGGAGCCTCCCGGCAGGACAATCACCTTCTCACCCACGATCAGGGGCGAAGCGGACATGCCCCAGGTCAGGTTTTTGGCCCGACTGTCCCGCAGAATGTTCCGAGACCAGATCAAACGCCCCTCGGAGGCATCCAGGCAGTGCAGCTCTCCGGTGGCGCCCAGGGCGTAGATACGGCCTTCGTGCCAGGTGGGAGTGGCCCGAGGCCCGTCCCCGCCCAGGGACTCGTCGAAGAAGGCCTCCCAGGAATGGGTCCAGATCTCATCTCCCGTCCGTATATCGTAAGCCGCCACCACTTCCCGGGAGTCGCGCTGCTCGATGGTGAAGGCCCGCCCCTCAGCCAGCGCCAGGGAGGCGTATCCGCCGCCGACGGTCCGACGCCAGAGGGGCTTCAATCCCTGCTCGGGCCAACGGGTGAGGATGGGGGCTCCCCGATAGTGGCCGTCGCGCCTCGGCCCTCTGAAATCGGTCCATTCCTCGGCACTTGATGGGGCCGCCGATGCGGTGCCCGCAACCCCGGCAATGGCGGGAGGCAACGCGGCCCCGGATGGCCTGCTCCCACTGCCTCTCCAAAACGGGAGTACAGCCATGGAAGCCAGCACCCCGCACACCAGACCCCGCATCAGGCTCGAACGCATCCAGGCTCTCAGGATCATGTCGCCTCCTCGACTCATTTCCGCCGGCCCAGGCTGCCCTGAAGATACCCCATAGAATCCGTCAGGCCAACCGGAAAACAGCGGGGAAACCCCGGAAAACGGGATGCGGTTCGGCGAGCCCGATCCCGCCTCACCACGACGGGGAGGCACATTCGAAGTGAGAGAGCCGACCGCCAAGAGAGACGAACCACGAATGGAAACGAAGACCGATGGATCTCCTTTCGTGCGCCGGCGTCATGGGATGATGGCCCCCGGCAGCGCGGGCGTGCCGCCCGCAAAATTCCTGGCACAGCCTCTCCCATTTCCTCCACCGGGATCGACCGGCAACAGCGCCATGGCTCTGCTTCGGCTGGGCCGATGCGGTTCCCGCCGACAGAGTGGCTGGCTGCGGCATCGCGGGGAATCTGAGCGCCAACCGGCAGGAGAGGATGCGTGCGGGACGCCCGCGACGGAGCCGATCCATCGAGAAGGACCATTCATTCAACATCGATGCACAGGATCATCAAGCCGGGAGGTTGCTGAACGAGAGGCTGACTCCTGCGATGATCGCGTGCGGATTTCAGGTGGAACGCCTCATGCGTTTCGGCGAACCGAACCTCGAATTCAAACGTTTTGTCCCAAGCAACACGGATGCCCAGGACTACAAGCCGGCCGTTTCCAGAATGAATCCCGTGCATCCTGTGCATCGATGTGAGTCAAGTTTCTGCCAGTGCTCGAATTTGAACCGGTTTCCAGCCACCAGGCGCAGGCGGTTGTTTCAGCTCACCGTCTCGGCGATCACAAGCCCGGCAAAAAGCGGCTTCAGTCGGTAACGGTTGTAATAAACTGGCCGGACCCCGTGCGGATCGAAAAGAAAGGCCCGATCATGAACCTGGCATCTCGGATGTCTCCTCTCTTCCGGATCCTGCTGCTGGCCCTGGGAAGCCTGGTCTCCACCGGCTGTTCCCGCGACCCTCAACCCCCAGAGCCAACACGTCAAGCATCGCCCCGGCCCGGCGGGACCTATTCCGCCGCCGGGCACGGTGGCGGTTACATGCACAACTATTACCTCCCGCCGGCTCCTTCGGCCACGCCCTGGGCTCCTGCCTGGTCTCCGGACGGCAAGCAGATCGCCTTCAGCCTTAGCGGTTCCATCTGGCGGATTGACCTGGCCAGCTCGGATGCCTTCGAACTGACCTACGATGGGCACTATCACTCCTCCCCCGACTGGTCCCCCGACGGCAGGTGGATCGTCTACACCGCAGACCACGGAGGCCGCACCATTCAGCTTCAAATACTGAACCTGGAAACGGGAGAGTCCCATGCCCTGA includes:
- a CDS encoding Xaa-Pro peptidase family protein gives rise to the protein MPDSLKVTRQKRSGFFADCSRQEFERRLERLREEMERSGVDGLLLTQQTNVRYATGFYEVGWIVPAYFYTAFIPRRADLPPAVFCPEGCQIQAEAAWVKTVVRWDFPVGFYTGSVGESLVRATASWLGKLGLRRARVATELSAHFRMGLSVECFDGIRAALPAVDWVDCGEIMWAVRRIKSPEEVRRLREACRISCLGVKAGFEAMSKGKTERDIANVMSARMHAEGGSQIHFLALYAGPDRALWADSTPRREMVLGPGSLLQFDGGCTYDGYFADFKRFACLGEPTADQRHGFEIARASEEAAIEAVKPGASLGEVYEASQQVIRDAGHPDFVDWCQAMGWSSIGHSLGLDIHEMPGISIGSRTRIEPGMVLCVEPFFYHRGGYPLWEVSNKYGLEDVVLVTETGHEVLTPESIVSRDIWVA
- a CDS encoding PQQ-like beta-propeller repeat protein, producing MILRAWMRSSLMRGLVCGVLASMAVLPFWRGSGSRPSGAALPPAIAGVAGTASAAPSSAEEWTDFRGPRRDGHYRGAPILTRWPEQGLKPLWRRTVGGGYASLALAEGRAFTIEQRDSREVVAAYDIRTGDEIWTHSWEAFFDESLGGDGPRATPTWHEGRIYALGATGELHCLDASEGRLIWSRNILRDSRAKNLTWGMSASPLIVGEKVIVLPGGSRGRSVAAYHKETGNALWKSLSDKQAYTSPMWVTLAGQPQLLIVSARRMMGLSGEDGSLLWEFPWITDYDVNVAQPIVLGQGRVFISAGYGHGAALVQVKRTSGSFEASALWQNRRMKNKFTCSVLKDGFIYGLDEGILACIRAETGELRWKGGRYGHGQLLLAGDHLVVLTESGELVLVKADPERQQELARFSAIRGRTWNHPAISEGLLLVRNSQEMACFDLALR